Proteins encoded in a region of the Dreissena polymorpha isolate Duluth1 chromosome 6, UMN_Dpol_1.0, whole genome shotgun sequence genome:
- the LOC127833618 gene encoding uncharacterized protein LOC127833618 has translation MSFAGKPFVYSVSGEEHVWCSSEVRVLIARDSNVHCLKSACPQNTRIDFLPVSGAKYVSDRKGFRKLLHQELMSGCYDILYLHLGSNDVYCKDSDFYRCVTEILDVVFSVCTEINVVLCEILPRDFDVRMFSRWPLSGAQLRNYCQWIRSANSMLWELSHHVPSVRYMDY, from the exons ATGTCCTTTGCCGGGAAGccttttgtttattctgtttcAGGTGAAGAACATGTCTGGTGCAGCAGCGAAGTTCGTGTTCTTATTGCCAGGGATTCCAATGTCCATTGTTTGAAGTCTGCGTGTCCTCAAAATACAAGGATTGACTTTCTGCCCGTATCTG GTGCAAAGTATGTGTCTGACCGGAAGGGCTTTAGAAAGCTGCTGCATCAAGAGCTGATGTCAGGTTGTTACGACATACTGTACCTGCATCTTGGCTCTAACGATGTTTACTGCAAGGATAGCGATTTCTACCG tTGTGTGACAGAGATCCTTGATGTTGTATTCAGTGTGTGCACTGAAATTAACGTGGTGCTTTGCGAGATTCTTCCACGTGATTTTGATGTGAGAATGTTTTCCCGATGGCCACTCTCAGGGGCACAGTTGAGGAACTACTGCCAGTGGATAAGGAGCGCAAACAGCATGCTGTGGGAACTGAGTCACCATGTGCCTTCTGTGAGATACATGGACTATTGA